One window of the Streptomyces sp. TS71-3 genome contains the following:
- a CDS encoding acyl carrier protein — MIVAATTVERQAVIKEIICDILEIEPEEVTETSLFKEDHDADSLRAIEILASLEKEFNVVIDQSELPRMVNLKGVYEVVAESAGW; from the coding sequence ATGATTGTGGCTGCGACAACGGTGGAGCGCCAGGCCGTCATCAAGGAGATTATCTGCGACATCCTGGAGATCGAGCCCGAAGAGGTCACGGAGACCAGCCTCTTCAAGGAGGACCACGACGCCGACTCGCTGCGCGCCATCGAGATCCTGGCCTCGCTCGAAAAGGAGTTCAACGTCGTCATCGACCAGTCCGAACTGCCCCGCATGGTGAATCTGAAGGGCGTGTACGAGGTCGTCGCGGAGTCGGCCGGCTGGTAG
- a CDS encoding cytochrome P450, protein MIKTSGGPTETSTPKLRGRPVIGNTWDFKRDRLELFQRTFDTCGDLGIYSVAGQDFHFANSVEMVHEILVRNGGLFEKTDRFRAFARPLLGDGLLTADNRDHKRNRRLIQPRFHSAAVRTSADVAARVAERVSASWSGNGVVDVRREMVRVVLGIVGRNLFSRDILDEADDLGNALTDAIHGFDSQASAMIPLTIEWPTPANLRYRRAIERLESTFYGFLAERRAMADKPDDWLNLLMECRFEDGSPLTDKQIRDEALNMFMPGHETTATALTWTLHLLAEHPAAYEKLLAEVDAVLGDRLPTSDDLARLPYTLQVFKEAMRLYPPVYMFSRQATADVDVLGNRIPAGAAVIFSPYTLHRRADYFPDPDRFEPERFTPEREARLPRHAYLPFGAGHRVCIGNNHAVLNGHVVLATLARRVRLGTLPGTVPVKEPMVTLRPQGGLRMHVSPRERSAAPAADHARTAGQAAGAQAEARCPYGHGGEAA, encoded by the coding sequence GTGATCAAGACCAGCGGCGGGCCGACGGAGACTTCCACGCCGAAGCTCAGGGGACGGCCGGTCATCGGCAACACATGGGATTTCAAGCGGGATCGTCTCGAACTCTTTCAGCGTACCTTCGACACCTGCGGCGACCTCGGCATCTACTCGGTGGCGGGCCAGGACTTCCACTTCGCCAACTCCGTCGAGATGGTGCACGAGATCCTGGTGAGGAACGGGGGCCTGTTCGAGAAGACGGACCGTTTCCGGGCGTTCGCGCGACCGCTGCTCGGCGACGGCCTGCTGACCGCCGACAACCGGGACCACAAGCGGAACCGCAGGCTCATCCAGCCGCGGTTCCACTCGGCGGCGGTACGCACCTCGGCGGACGTCGCCGCGCGGGTCGCCGAGCGGGTGTCGGCGTCCTGGAGCGGGAACGGCGTGGTCGACGTGCGGCGCGAGATGGTCCGGGTGGTGCTCGGCATCGTCGGCCGCAACCTGTTCAGCCGGGACATCCTCGACGAGGCGGACGACCTCGGCAACGCGCTCACCGACGCCATCCACGGCTTCGACTCCCAGGCCAGCGCGATGATCCCGCTGACCATCGAGTGGCCCACCCCGGCCAACCTGCGCTACCGGCGTGCCATCGAGCGGCTGGAGAGCACCTTCTACGGCTTCCTGGCCGAGCGCCGCGCCATGGCCGACAAGCCCGACGACTGGCTGAACCTGCTGATGGAGTGCCGCTTCGAGGACGGCAGCCCGCTCACCGACAAGCAGATCCGGGACGAGGCACTGAACATGTTCATGCCCGGCCACGAGACCACCGCCACGGCCCTCACCTGGACCTTGCACCTGCTCGCGGAGCACCCCGCCGCGTACGAGAAGCTGCTGGCCGAGGTGGACGCGGTGCTCGGCGACCGGCTGCCGACCTCGGACGACCTGGCCCGGCTGCCCTACACGCTCCAGGTCTTCAAGGAGGCCATGCGCCTCTACCCGCCGGTCTACATGTTCTCGCGGCAGGCCACCGCGGACGTCGACGTGCTCGGCAACCGCATCCCGGCCGGCGCCGCGGTCATCTTCAGCCCCTACACGCTGCACCGCCGGGCGGACTACTTCCCCGACCCGGACCGCTTCGAGCCGGAGCGGTTCACCCCGGAGCGCGAGGCGAGGCTGCCCCGCCACGCCTACCTGCCGTTCGGCGCCGGGCACCGGGTGTGCATCGGCAACAACCACGCCGTGCTCAACGGCCACGTGGTCCTCGCCACGCTCGCCCGGCGGGTGCGGCTCGGCACCCTGCCCGGGACCGTGCCGGTCAAGGAGCCGATGGTGACCCTCCGCCCGCAGGGCGGCCTGCGGATGCACGTGAGCCCCCGCGAGCGGTCCGCGGCGCCGGCGGCGGACCACGCCCGGACCGCGGGGCAGGCGGCCGGAGCGCAGGCGGAGGCCCGCTGCCCGTACGGCCACGGCGGCGAAGCCGCCTAG